In the Primulina tabacum isolate GXHZ01 chromosome 7, ASM2559414v2, whole genome shotgun sequence genome, TGAATAAATTGGCGATTGCAAGAATCAAGTTCTACCtataataaattcataatttacattgaaataaaatcaaacaCAACACGagatctgatttttttttttaatcatgatGGATAGTCAAAACAAGACAGACATGCCCATCATCAATATATATACCTTGAATTCGACATATGCTATCGATTAATTAATATAGAGCACATATATTTACACCACACTTCTATATAGTTATGCCACATTTCTGCACAGTTATAGGCTACTAAGTTTTTAACTGACGTATCATGTCAAAGTAAAACCAATTATACAACTAATATACTTTCAGAGAGGGCAAAAATTAAGTAACATCATTTGGAATTTGAGGGTGAAGTAAATTTACCTGTTTAACGACTGCCGTTGTAACATCTGCAAAACTAAGATTCGAGTATGGTAAATCACAGCAATATATTTCCCATAAGCATATACCAAAGCTATAAACGTCACACTTTCGGTTATAGGGTTTCCCATCAAGTACCTATATAGAAATTATATGAATGCCATTAGTATCCTTTTGAGTATAGCTACTGGTTGGTTGATTTATAggggaaaaaaggaaaaaatcaaGAACACCTCTGGAGCCATATAGCCAAGGGTTCCGGTTTCCCCAGTCATCTCTCTAGGATTTTGAGCTTCAACACGAGCAACACCGAAGTCAGCGattttcaatcttctttgggagtctaacagcatgttttcagcTTTAACATCACGATGCACGATCTTTTTTGAATGTAGATAGCTTAGTCTGCGAATTtaataaaatgggaagaaataaGATGACATGATTTTCAAGTACATATAAGTTCTTTAGAAACATACCCCCTTGATAGATCCAAAGCAAGTTGGACCACAATTTTCAGGGGAAGCTTCTTGGTACAGTTCTTGAACAAGAAGTTCTTCAATGTTCCTCCCGGAAGAAATTCTACAACTACACAACACGCCCTCGGTGGAAGAGTGGTGTTACCTTCCGAAGGGTTTTTAGAAGGAATCGTAAGTTGTGACGTTCCCATTGAAGCACCAACAAACTGCAGTAATTTATCACGGCTAAGAAAATTTAACAGATCTTAATTACGACAAAGCCAAGGTTCAAGGGCAGCGGCAGACTTTGCAGGAAGAAATATAGGAAAACCGTCCCCTCCCTCGAACAAAATCAAATTCCTTAATTGGTTAATTGTTCTAAAAATGGAACCCCACCCTCAAATATTTGAAGTCTTATCCTTTAACCAAATTCTCGATCGCTGTTAGATTGTACAGGTCTCACATGAGTCCCATTCCTTTTCGATTAAGATAATCAATGGCATATACCGAAtaccaaatattttttttcatgtgTGTATGATCCTGACACAAGTGTAAAAGGTTTGAGATATTTACTTTTGTCACATTTGGGTGGTCGAGCTTCTGCCAAACAGACACCTCTTGTTTAAACGATGCTCGAAGAGCAGCAGTTTCAGTGGTGGTGGCCATGCCATCCTCTCCCCAGTCCAACAGCTTCACTATAAAATACAAATGGAAAATTACCGTATAAGAACTCTAATGAGCACGActgaataaaaaaacaaaatatcatCCAAACAAACTTGAGAATCTTTGTAATGAAAATGGCTAAATGATCTATACGATAGACTTTTAGATGTTGTCTGTTTCTCGGACAAGAAGCAATATAAGGATCATTTGATCAAATACATAAGAGGCATCAAATCCCTATCTCATCGCTAACCAAAAATAGTGACACAATTTACAGAACTAAAGAACTAATAGTCCAATACAGTATAGGAAATCAGTCCTCACCCTTGTATGTTCTTTTGTTATTCCTCCAAC is a window encoding:
- the LOC142551318 gene encoding serine/threonine-protein kinase 52-like produces the protein MDSKTGEEDHLVSKMEKLANEGGSLGSSKLKGTGSLSDKSVSSAGSISSKDMIFRADKIDLKSLDAQLEKHLSRVWSRSTELQGNQRPKEVWEIDPLKLRIRYLVAQGTYGTVYRGVYDDQDVAVKLLDWGEDGMATTTETAALRASFKQEVSVWQKLDHPNVTKFVGASMGTSQLTIPSKNPSEGNTTLPPRACCVVVEFLPGGTLKNFLFKNCTKKLPLKIVVQLALDLSRGLSYLHSKKIVHRDVKAENMLLDSQRRLKIADFGVARVEAQNPREMTGETGTLGYMAPEVLDGKPYNRKCDVYSFGICLWEIYCCDLPYSNLSFADVTTAVVKQNLRPDIPRCCPSSLVNIMKKCWDANPEKRLGMDEVVGLLEAIDTSKGGGMIPEDQAGRCFCFAPTRGP